DNA sequence from the Bacteroidota bacterium genome:
CCGGTTACATCATTGCCGCAAGCGGCAATTGAAGATTTGAATTGGATGATTTTAAGAGCCGATACTGTTGATTTCTCCAAACTGGAACCTCGAAAAATACCGATTTTGATTTTTCATAAAGATGGAAAAAATTTTTCGGGCACAAGCGGATGCAACAACATTCTTGGCGATTATCTTCTTGACAAAAATTCACTAACCTTTGATAAGATTTCGAGTACCGAAATGTTTTGTGCCGGACTAATGGATGCAGAATATGCATTATTGCAAGCGCTACGCGAAGCTAAAACATATACTGCTACCGAAACAACCTGTCAATTACTTGGCAGCGATCAAAAAGTGCTGGTATTATTGCAGAAAATAAAAAAATAACAGAGCCTATGCAAAACACCTTGAGCGTCTCAAAGCCTAATATCAA
Encoded proteins:
- a CDS encoding META domain-containing protein, coding for MVKIQMLLLWCAAIFVSQCNMSKQNATINKPVTSLPQAAIEDLNWMILRADTVDFSKLEPRKIPILIFHKDGKNFSGTSGCNNILGDYLLDKNSLTFDKISSTEMFCAGLMDAEYALLQALREAKTYTATETTCQLLGSDQKVLVLLQKIKK